From the genome of Halomonas sp. 1513, one region includes:
- a CDS encoding histidinol phosphatase: MKLAAERIDWRVHGHRLLEDVSLAVAPGETFGLVGPNGSGKTTLLRVLAGLRKPRTGRVLVNDASMYAMRQRDVARTIAFVEQQAETLDRIVVREAVALGRTPFLSALQPWSEQDDAIVDQALDNVGMAHLADRLWHTLSGGERQRVHIARALAQQPRILLLDEPTNHLDIRHQLSILSLVRQLSVTVVIALHDLNQAMECDRIGVMDGGRLVDVGPPHQVLTAERLHHTFGVHVDFLEDPHDQRRIMRFRNAL; the protein is encoded by the coding sequence ATGAAGCTGGCCGCCGAACGCATCGACTGGCGCGTCCACGGCCACCGGCTGTTGGAGGACGTCAGCCTCGCGGTAGCGCCCGGCGAGACCTTTGGCCTGGTTGGCCCCAACGGCTCGGGCAAGACCACCCTGCTGCGGGTATTGGCCGGGCTGCGCAAGCCCAGGACTGGGCGCGTACTGGTCAACGACGCCTCGATGTACGCGATGCGCCAGCGCGACGTCGCGCGCACCATCGCCTTCGTCGAGCAGCAGGCCGAGACCCTCGACCGCATCGTGGTTCGCGAGGCGGTAGCGCTGGGCCGAACGCCCTTCCTCTCGGCGCTGCAGCCGTGGTCGGAGCAGGACGATGCCATCGTCGACCAGGCCCTGGACAACGTCGGCATGGCGCATCTGGCGGATAGGCTCTGGCATACGCTGTCCGGCGGCGAACGCCAGCGCGTGCATATCGCCCGCGCCCTGGCTCAGCAGCCGAGGATCCTGCTGCTCGACGAGCCCACCAACCACCTCGATATTAGGCACCAGCTGTCGATCCTGTCATTGGTTCGGCAGCTGTCGGTCACCGTGGTGATTGCCCTGCACGACCTCAACCAGGCCATGGAGTGCGACCGCATCGGCGTGATGGATGGCGGTCGCCTTGTCGATGTCGGCCCACCCCACCAAGTACTCACGGCCGAGAGGCTGCACCACACCTTCGGCGTGCACGTCGATTTCCTCGAAGATCCCCACGACCAGCGTCGGATCATGCGCTTTCGCAACGCCCTGTAG
- a CDS encoding ABC transporter permease translates to MISTLALHPAIRIRWHWTWLTPLVLFMAIMAGTAIGETPIALDTILKVLANQLWGAGYAVDRIDAGIIWNYRLSRAILAACCGAGLALAGVVLQALLRNPLADPFLMGISAGASTGAVAVTIAGLGAGALSLSLGAFAGAGLAFGLVVMLAHAAGSGTGGGRSTQAAGAIILAGIAGSQLFNALTAFIITKSASAEQARGIMFWLMGNLSGVRWEDVGLGLPAAVAGLLVCLWYRRALDAFTFGADSAASLGISVRRVRGILIASMALVTAMMVSMVGAIGFVGLVIPHAMRFIVGSRHTRLVPASALAGAVFLIAADILSRIIVPGQVLPIGVVTALIGAPAFAVILVRGSRTK, encoded by the coding sequence ATGATTTCGACCCTGGCACTGCACCCGGCGATACGCATTCGCTGGCACTGGACCTGGCTGACGCCGCTGGTCCTGTTCATGGCGATAATGGCCGGCACCGCCATCGGCGAGACGCCGATTGCGCTGGACACCATTCTCAAGGTGCTGGCCAATCAGCTGTGGGGCGCGGGCTATGCCGTGGACCGGATCGATGCCGGCATCATCTGGAACTACCGCCTGAGTCGCGCAATTCTTGCCGCCTGCTGCGGGGCCGGCCTGGCGCTTGCCGGCGTGGTCCTGCAGGCGCTGCTGCGCAACCCGCTGGCCGACCCCTTCCTGATGGGGATCTCCGCCGGCGCCTCCACCGGCGCCGTGGCGGTGACCATCGCCGGGCTCGGCGCCGGCGCGCTGTCGCTCTCCCTCGGCGCCTTTGCCGGGGCGGGGCTGGCGTTCGGCCTGGTGGTGATGCTCGCTCACGCCGCCGGCAGCGGCACCGGCGGCGGGCGCAGTACCCAGGCCGCTGGCGCCATCATCCTCGCCGGCATCGCCGGTTCGCAGCTGTTCAACGCCCTCACCGCCTTTATCATCACCAAGTCGGCGAGCGCCGAGCAGGCGCGGGGCATCATGTTCTGGCTGATGGGCAACCTCTCCGGGGTACGCTGGGAGGATGTTGGCCTGGGGCTGCCCGCCGCGGTGGCCGGCCTGCTGGTCTGCCTGTGGTACCGGCGGGCGCTGGATGCCTTTACGTTCGGTGCCGACAGCGCCGCCTCGCTGGGCATCTCGGTGCGCCGCGTGCGCGGCATCCTGATTGCCAGCATGGCCCTGGTCACCGCCATGATGGTCTCGATGGTCGGCGCCATTGGCTTCGTGGGGCTGGTGATTCCCCACGCCATGCGCTTTATCGTCGGCAGCCGCCACACCCGGCTGGTGCCCGCCTCGGCGCTGGCCGGCGCGGTGTTCCTGATCGCCGCGGACATCCTCTCGCGCATCATCGTACCGGGGCAGGTGCTGCCGATCGGGGTGGTCACGGCGCTGATCGGCGCCCCGGCCTTCGCGGTGATCCTGGTGCGCGGGTCGCGGACCAAATGA
- a CDS encoding histidine phosphatase family protein encodes MAAAGRLAITVVRHGLTAWNIERRYQGQRDIPLLLPDAVPGLDRLRDDLRRYQAEQPFDAIYSSDLVRCRQTLAHVLEGREGDTALHVEPRLREMDFGAYEGKCYEELKDLPAYRAWIDSQGEQAPPEGESAAALRARLDAWFDDLLEAAEAHAWQRLLVVTHGGVIRELRRRFEAIDFWDGSVAQAEGRRFMFDKSGGTWQCSWSSAVPVPASAS; translated from the coding sequence ATGGCTGCTGCTGGTCGTTTGGCTATCACTGTCGTCCGTCACGGGCTGACGGCCTGGAACATCGAGCGTCGCTACCAGGGCCAGCGCGACATTCCGCTGCTGCTGCCGGATGCCGTGCCGGGCCTCGACCGCCTGCGCGATGACCTGCGCCGCTATCAGGCCGAGCAGCCGTTCGATGCGATCTACTCCAGCGACCTGGTTCGCTGCCGCCAGACCCTGGCCCATGTGCTGGAGGGGCGCGAGGGCGATACTGCGCTCCACGTCGAGCCGCGGCTGCGCGAGATGGACTTCGGCGCCTACGAGGGCAAGTGCTACGAGGAGCTCAAGGACCTGCCGGCCTATCGTGCCTGGATCGACAGCCAGGGCGAGCAGGCGCCGCCCGAGGGGGAGTCGGCTGCCGCGCTGCGGGCGCGGCTCGATGCCTGGTTCGATGACCTGCTCGAGGCCGCCGAGGCGCACGCCTGGCAGCGTCTGCTGGTGGTGACTCACGGCGGGGTGATCCGCGAGCTGCGGCGCCGCTTCGAGGCCATCGACTTCTGGGATGGCAGCGTCGCCCAGGCCGAAGGGCGGCGCTTCATGTTCGACAAGTCGGGAGGGACGTGGCAATGCAGCTGGTCATCGGCGGTGCCTGTGCCGGCAAGCGCGAGCTAG
- a CDS encoding ABC transporter, protein MNRLALRDLVIDVPGRDDGRALSLGVEPGQVWGVLGPNGAGKTTLLHTLAGLRAPRTGQVLLDGQPLATLGRRQVARALGLVFQDRQDGFPATVRETALIGRHPWLSAWQMEGGEDLRLAEAALARLDVDHLAERLVSTLSGGERQRLAIATVLTQAPQIWLADEPTNHLDLHHQTAVMALLAEQAAAGHAVMMCLHDLNLAARWCDHLLLLYPDGEACWGPREAMLETSALERLYGQRLATAEVDGAPVFVPVR, encoded by the coding sequence ATGAACCGCCTGGCGCTGCGTGATCTGGTCATCGACGTGCCCGGCCGCGACGACGGTCGCGCGCTGTCGCTCGGCGTCGAGCCAGGCCAGGTGTGGGGCGTGCTGGGGCCCAACGGCGCCGGCAAGACGACCCTGCTGCACACCCTGGCCGGGCTGCGCGCGCCGCGTACCGGCCAGGTACTGCTCGATGGCCAACCACTCGCCACGCTGGGTCGACGCCAGGTGGCGCGGGCCCTGGGGCTGGTGTTTCAGGATCGCCAGGACGGCTTTCCCGCCACGGTGCGCGAAACCGCGCTGATCGGCCGCCACCCGTGGCTGTCGGCGTGGCAGATGGAGGGCGGCGAGGATCTGCGCCTGGCCGAGGCGGCGCTGGCGCGATTGGACGTCGACCACCTCGCCGAGCGCCTGGTGAGTACGCTCTCCGGCGGCGAGCGGCAGCGCCTGGCGATTGCCACGGTGCTGACCCAGGCGCCGCAGATCTGGCTCGCCGACGAACCCACCAACCATCTCGACCTCCACCACCAGACCGCGGTGATGGCGCTGCTCGCCGAGCAGGCCGCTGCCGGCCATGCCGTGATGATGTGCCTCCACGACCTCAACCTGGCGGCGCGCTGGTGCGACCACCTGCTGCTGCTCTATCCCGATGGTGAGGCGTGCTGGGGCCCGCGGGAGGCGATGCTGGAGACCAGCGCCCTGGAGCGACTCTACGGCCAGCGCCTGGCCACCGCCGAGGTAGACGGTGCGCCGGTTTTCGTCCCTGTGAGGTAG
- a CDS encoding cobalamin biosynthesis protein CobD, with the protein MSQWLLPGALAVPLTLAGLGLLVAAIILDLLAGDPRRLPHPVVGIGRAITWLEARWNHGPAASRRRCGALMTALVVVGAYAVGWALLTLLGWLHPWLGWAAELWLLWSCLAIKGLADAGRAVAAPLAEGDLPAARRALGMIVGRDTQQLNESDIARGAVETVAENSVDGITAPLFWALIGGAPLALAYKAVNTLDSMVGYRNARYRDFGWASARLDDLANWPAARLTALAIWLSSGWLPGEWQRRGALAATWREAPRHPSPNAGWPEAMVANLLGVQLGGVNYYAGEVSHRATLGSPHRPLCAADIGAAIRLMHGGWVVSLLLMLTSLLLLGEIWR; encoded by the coding sequence ATGTCGCAATGGCTGCTGCCCGGCGCGCTCGCCGTGCCCTTGACCCTCGCCGGCCTGGGCCTGCTGGTGGCGGCGATCATTCTCGACCTGCTCGCGGGGGACCCGCGGCGCCTGCCGCATCCGGTGGTGGGCATCGGGCGTGCCATCACCTGGCTGGAGGCGCGCTGGAACCACGGCCCGGCCGCATCGCGCCGCCGCTGCGGGGCGTTGATGACCGCGCTGGTGGTCGTGGGCGCCTATGCCGTCGGTTGGGCGCTGCTCACCCTGCTGGGGTGGCTGCACCCCTGGCTTGGCTGGGCCGCCGAGCTATGGCTGCTGTGGAGCTGCCTGGCGATCAAGGGCCTGGCCGACGCCGGGCGTGCGGTGGCAGCACCGCTTGCCGAGGGGGACCTGCCGGCGGCGCGCCGGGCGCTGGGCATGATCGTCGGTCGCGATACCCAACAGCTCAACGAGAGCGACATCGCCCGCGGCGCCGTCGAGACCGTCGCCGAGAACAGCGTCGATGGCATCACCGCGCCGCTGTTCTGGGCGCTGATCGGCGGTGCGCCGCTGGCGCTGGCCTACAAGGCGGTGAACACCCTCGACTCCATGGTCGGCTACCGCAACGCCCGCTATCGCGACTTTGGCTGGGCCTCGGCGCGGCTCGACGACCTGGCCAACTGGCCGGCGGCGCGGCTCACCGCCTTAGCGATCTGGCTGTCGAGCGGGTGGCTGCCCGGTGAGTGGCAACGGCGCGGGGCGCTGGCGGCCACGTGGCGCGAGGCACCGCGCCACCCCAGCCCCAACGCCGGCTGGCCGGAGGCGATGGTGGCCAACCTGCTCGGCGTGCAGCTGGGTGGCGTCAATTACTACGCCGGCGAGGTGTCGCATCGCGCGACCCTGGGCAGCCCGCATCGGCCGCTGTGCGCGGCGGATATCGGCGCTGCGATACGCTTGATGCACGGTGGTTGGGTGGTGAGCCTGCTGCTTATGCTAACGTCGCTGCTGCTGCTGGGAGAGATATGGAGATGA
- a CDS encoding ABC transporter permease, with product MAGRGIWLPLAVLALAGCAALGLSLAVGSASVSTEALWAVLLGEGDALSRTLVLELRLPRSLSAFAVGGLLAVAGALMQVLLRNPLADPYVLGLSGGASVGALAAMLAGLGGAVITGSAFAGAFLSTLLVFGLAHGTGSWTPSRLLLTGVVVAAGWGAVITLMLALSPAERLPGMLYWLMGDLSYSRTPWPPLALLLVICLLLMPLGRSLNVMARGPLQAAALGVNVRPLEWGIYLAASALTAMAVTTAGSIGFVGLVVPHMLRLLLGNDQRLILPACALAGGTLLVLADTLARTMIAPEQLPVGVITALLGVPTFLYLLYRSR from the coding sequence CTGGCGGGCCGCGGCATATGGCTGCCGCTGGCGGTGCTGGCGCTGGCTGGCTGCGCCGCGCTGGGGCTGTCGCTTGCCGTGGGCAGCGCCAGCGTATCGACGGAGGCGCTGTGGGCGGTGCTGCTCGGCGAGGGCGACGCCCTGTCGCGCACGCTGGTTCTCGAGCTGCGCCTGCCGCGTTCGCTCTCTGCCTTTGCGGTGGGCGGGCTGCTCGCCGTGGCCGGCGCCCTGATGCAGGTGCTGCTGCGCAACCCGCTGGCCGACCCCTACGTGCTGGGGCTCTCCGGCGGCGCCTCGGTGGGGGCGCTGGCGGCGATGCTGGCGGGGCTTGGCGGGGCGGTGATCACCGGCTCGGCGTTTGCCGGGGCCTTTCTCTCCACGCTGCTGGTCTTCGGCCTGGCCCACGGCACCGGCAGTTGGACGCCGTCGCGGCTGCTGCTGACCGGGGTGGTGGTCGCCGCCGGCTGGGGCGCGGTGATCACCCTGATGCTGGCGCTGAGCCCGGCGGAGCGGCTGCCGGGCATGCTCTACTGGCTGATGGGCGATCTCTCTTACTCGCGCACGCCCTGGCCGCCGCTGGCGCTGCTGCTGGTCATCTGCCTGCTACTGATGCCGCTGGGCCGCAGCCTCAACGTGATGGCGCGGGGGCCGCTGCAGGCGGCGGCCTTGGGGGTCAATGTGCGCCCGCTGGAGTGGGGCATCTATCTGGCGGCCAGTGCCCTGACCGCCATGGCGGTGACCACCGCCGGCAGCATCGGCTTCGTCGGCCTGGTGGTGCCGCATATGCTCCGCCTGCTGCTGGGCAACGACCAGCGCCTGATCCTGCCGGCCTGCGCCCTGGCCGGCGGCACCTTGCTGGTGCTCGCCGACACCCTGGCGCGCACCATGATCGCCCCGGAGCAGCTGCCGGTGGGCGTGATCACCGCGCTGCTCGGCGTGCCGACCTTCCTCTACCTGCTCTACCGGAGCCGCTGA
- a CDS encoding TonB-dependent receptor yields MNALLSSRGLGAFALAALPLAVQAQGSPASQADDASGPQQLNPMVVTAALAPRTADESLASVTVLDEATLRRQDPTSVTDLLRGQPGVDVTSNGSFGKNSSVYLRGTGNDQNVLLIDGIRLRSATSGGAAWHYLEPRMFDRAEIVRGPRGSLYGADAVGGVIQLFTPEAEEGGPHPRISAGGGSFNTQRYSAGFSGSDGGTRYSFAGSHFSTDGTPVRRGGEDKGYDNTSALARMAHTFESGAEVGFLTLRARGSNEFDGGETDFVQQVAGVYGELPISEQWTSRLTLSEARDEGDTLDSRGASTFDTQARTLRWENTLDVGRHELVAGAEYVEDRVDSSTDYAETRRDNIAMFTQGLLDFSPLALQASLRFDDNQAYGEEVTGSLALGYDLDRQHTLRASVGTAFKAPTFNDLYFPGFGNPDLEAETSETLELGVRGQYADWFWDAALYQTDIDNLISAQRGGLTTNIPTTRIRGIELSGGAEIDDWSLAAALTYSDPENRATGKRIARRASQSLRLDADRELGEWSLGGSWVVQNHRYNDADNEERIGGYGLVNLRAGWQFAPLWSARLSVENALDKDYVTTRFFDGDDYLSAGRAAYVSVHFGH; encoded by the coding sequence ATGAACGCTTTACTCTCTTCCCGTGGCCTGGGGGCTTTCGCCTTGGCCGCGTTACCGCTGGCCGTCCAGGCCCAGGGTTCGCCAGCATCACAGGCTGATGATGCCAGCGGCCCGCAGCAGCTCAACCCGATGGTGGTCACCGCCGCGCTGGCGCCGCGTACCGCGGACGAGAGCCTGGCCTCGGTGACGGTGCTCGACGAGGCCACGCTACGCCGCCAGGATCCCACCAGCGTGACCGATCTGCTGCGCGGCCAGCCCGGCGTCGACGTCACCTCCAACGGCAGTTTCGGCAAGAACAGCAGCGTCTATCTGCGCGGCACCGGTAACGACCAGAACGTGCTGCTGATCGACGGTATTCGCTTGCGCTCGGCCACTAGCGGCGGTGCCGCCTGGCACTACCTCGAACCGCGCATGTTCGATCGCGCCGAGATCGTGCGCGGCCCGCGCGGCAGCCTCTATGGTGCCGACGCCGTGGGCGGGGTAATACAGCTGTTCACGCCAGAGGCCGAGGAGGGCGGCCCGCATCCGCGCATTTCGGCGGGTGGCGGCTCCTTCAACACCCAGCGCTACAGTGCCGGCTTCTCCGGCAGTGATGGCGGCACCCGCTACAGCTTTGCCGGCAGCCATTTCAGTACCGACGGCACGCCGGTGCGCCGCGGTGGAGAGGACAAGGGCTACGACAACACCTCGGCGCTGGCGCGAATGGCACATACCTTCGAGAGTGGCGCCGAGGTTGGCTTCCTGACGCTGCGCGCCCGCGGCAGCAACGAGTTCGACGGTGGCGAGACAGACTTCGTCCAGCAGGTGGCCGGGGTCTATGGCGAGCTGCCGATCAGCGAGCAGTGGACCAGCCGCCTGACGCTGAGCGAGGCGCGGGATGAGGGCGATACCCTCGATAGCCGTGGTGCCTCCACCTTCGATACCCAGGCCCGCACGCTGCGCTGGGAAAACACCCTGGACGTTGGACGCCATGAGCTGGTGGCTGGCGCCGAGTATGTCGAGGACCGTGTAGATAGCTCTACCGACTACGCCGAGACACGCCGCGACAATATCGCGATGTTCACCCAGGGCCTGCTCGACTTCTCGCCGCTGGCGCTCCAGGCCAGCCTGCGCTTCGACGATAACCAGGCCTACGGCGAGGAAGTCACCGGCAGCCTGGCGCTGGGATACGATCTCGATCGCCAGCACACCCTGCGCGCCAGTGTCGGCACGGCCTTCAAGGCACCGACCTTCAACGATCTCTACTTCCCGGGCTTTGGCAATCCTGACCTGGAAGCGGAGACCTCCGAAACGCTGGAACTTGGGGTGCGTGGCCAGTATGCGGATTGGTTCTGGGATGCGGCGCTCTATCAGACCGACATCGACAATCTCATCTCCGCCCAGCGCGGTGGCTTGACGACTAATATTCCCACCACCCGTATCCGCGGCATCGAGCTGTCCGGCGGTGCCGAGATCGACGACTGGAGTCTGGCGGCAGCGCTGACCTACAGCGATCCGGAGAACCGTGCCACCGGCAAGCGTATCGCGCGTCGCGCCTCGCAGAGTCTGCGCCTCGACGCCGACCGCGAACTCGGCGAGTGGTCGCTGGGCGGTTCCTGGGTCGTGCAGAATCACCGCTACAATGATGCCGACAATGAAGAACGGATCGGCGGCTACGGGTTGGTCAATCTGCGTGCGGGCTGGCAGTTTGCGCCGCTCTGGTCGGCACGGCTGAGCGTGGAGAATGCGCTTGATAAGGACTACGTCACCACTCGCTTCTTCGATGGCGATGACTACCTCAGCGCCGGCCGTGCAGCCTACGTCAGCGTCCACTTTGGCCACTGA
- a CDS encoding adenosylcobinamide kinase, with protein MIAFVSGGARSGKSAYGEALVRRWQQQRGGARYYLATASADDGEMAARIARHRAERGSGWITQEAPLALDTALAEVEAGSVVLLDCLTLWASRVLFDSSLDQAAATALLEGTLARARARDIDLVVVSNDLNEGMPPDDELSWRYLALLQAAHCQLAAEADVVIQLIAGLPQAWKGSLP; from the coding sequence ATGATTGCCTTCGTCAGCGGCGGCGCCCGTTCAGGCAAGAGCGCCTACGGCGAAGCGCTGGTGCGCCGCTGGCAGCAGCAGCGCGGCGGGGCGCGCTACTACCTGGCCACCGCCAGCGCGGACGATGGCGAGATGGCGGCGCGCATCGCCCGGCATCGCGCCGAGCGCGGCAGCGGCTGGATCACGCAAGAGGCGCCGCTGGCGCTGGACACCGCCCTGGCCGAGGTCGAGGCCGGCAGCGTGGTGCTGCTCGACTGCCTGACGCTGTGGGCCAGCCGGGTGCTGTTCGACAGCTCCCTTGACCAAGCCGCAGCCACGGCGCTGCTGGAGGGCACCCTGGCACGAGCCCGGGCGCGGGACATCGACCTGGTCGTGGTCTCCAACGACCTCAATGAGGGCATGCCGCCGGACGATGAGCTCAGCTGGCGCTATCTGGCGCTGCTGCAGGCCGCGCACTGCCAGCTGGCGGCAGAGGCCGACGTGGTGATCCAGCTGATCGCCGGCCTGCCTCAGGCGTGGAAGGGGAGCCTGCCATGA
- a CDS encoding adenosylcobinamide-GDP ribazoletransferase → MTSAFYGLLLALQFLTRVPIPVACPWTPATSRWAVRCYPLVGMLLGALMAAAGQLFAGLPTPLLALLLLSLWVALSGGLHLDGLMDVADALGSNTPLEKRWAIMKDPHVGSFAIIALLFQLAWKGALLWAWLEAGISLLWLVAVLGLGRLAAVALLVQVPAARKEGLAWSWQQHLGHRDLLLSMLPLALLWSLTPGWLLSLGALLVFLLSYGALIIRAFKGINGDIVGAAIEGGELWLLLVVWLSLSSVTG, encoded by the coding sequence ATGACGTCAGCGTTCTACGGGCTGCTGCTGGCACTGCAGTTCCTGACCCGGGTGCCGATCCCGGTCGCCTGCCCCTGGACGCCCGCCACCAGCCGCTGGGCGGTGCGCTGCTACCCGCTGGTGGGCATGCTGCTGGGCGCCTTGATGGCGGCGGCGGGGCAGCTCTTCGCGGGGCTGCCGACGCCGCTGCTGGCGCTGCTGCTGCTCAGCCTGTGGGTGGCGCTGTCCGGGGGGCTGCACCTGGACGGGCTGATGGACGTGGCCGATGCCCTGGGTAGCAATACGCCGCTGGAGAAGCGCTGGGCGATCATGAAGGACCCCCATGTCGGCAGCTTCGCGATCATTGCGCTGCTGTTCCAGCTGGCGTGGAAGGGCGCGCTGCTGTGGGCCTGGCTGGAGGCCGGCATCAGCCTGCTATGGCTGGTGGCGGTGCTGGGGCTGGGACGGCTGGCGGCGGTGGCGCTGCTGGTGCAGGTGCCGGCGGCCCGAAAAGAGGGGCTGGCGTGGTCCTGGCAGCAGCATCTTGGCCATCGCGACCTGCTGCTGTCGATGCTGCCGCTGGCGCTGCTGTGGTCGCTGACGCCGGGCTGGCTGCTGTCGCTGGGGGCGCTGCTGGTCTTTCTACTGTCATACGGCGCGCTGATCATACGCGCTTTCAAGGGCATCAACGGCGATATCGTCGGTGCCGCCATCGAGGGAGGAGAACTATGGCTGCTGCTGGTCGTTTGGCTATCACTGTCGTCCGTCACGGGCTGA
- a CDS encoding threonine-phosphate decarboxylase gives MTDATGAAGWPRHGGQPDAFIELACRHGLDPGRPLCDLSANINPLGPPAWLEAQLRTTLPALARYPDPDYRQAREAIAARDGLAPAQVLLTNGGAEAIFLAAALHAGQRGVIVEPTFGEYARACRHYGVGIHRLALTAQDFSLDQVAAEAAMAEADVMWLCRPNNPSGTLVPRTQIEALLRAGLTHGCRLVVDEAFVDFTAQDECLTPLLAEYPNLLLLRSLTKYYALPGLRLGYLLGSADSVARAAECQLPWSVNALAADLVAPLLDDHDYQRQTRAWLDAERPYLQSGVARLGFVAPLTEANFLLLRDPRAAAGSGSADPLFAHLLAHGLLARHTHNFAGLDGGWLRVALGERDANCQLLEALAAWRQA, from the coding sequence ATGACCGATGCGACGGGCGCCGCGGGCTGGCCGCGCCACGGCGGCCAGCCCGATGCCTTTATCGAGCTGGCGTGTCGCCATGGGCTCGACCCGGGGCGGCCGCTCTGCGACCTCAGCGCCAATATCAACCCGCTGGGCCCGCCGGCCTGGCTGGAGGCGCAGCTGCGCACGACCCTGCCGGCCCTGGCGCGCTACCCGGACCCCGACTACCGCCAGGCCCGCGAGGCCATCGCCGCACGTGACGGGCTGGCCCCGGCCCAGGTGCTGCTGACCAACGGCGGCGCTGAAGCGATCTTTCTCGCCGCCGCGCTGCACGCCGGCCAGCGCGGGGTGATCGTCGAGCCGACCTTCGGCGAGTATGCCCGGGCGTGCCGCCACTACGGTGTCGGCATCCATCGCCTGGCCTTGACGGCGCAGGACTTCTCCCTCGATCAGGTCGCCGCCGAGGCGGCCATGGCCGAGGCCGACGTGATGTGGCTGTGCCGGCCCAACAATCCGAGCGGCACCCTGGTGCCGCGCACCCAGATCGAGGCGCTGCTGCGCGCCGGATTGACCCACGGCTGCCGGCTGGTCGTCGACGAAGCCTTCGTCGATTTTACGGCACAGGACGAGTGCCTGACGCCGCTGCTGGCCGAGTATCCCAACCTGCTGCTGCTGCGCTCGTTGACCAAGTACTACGCCCTGCCCGGGCTACGCCTGGGCTATCTGCTCGGCAGTGCCGACAGCGTGGCGCGCGCCGCCGAGTGTCAGCTGCCGTGGAGCGTCAATGCCCTGGCCGCCGACCTGGTGGCACCGCTACTGGACGACCATGACTACCAGCGCCAGACGCGGGCCTGGCTCGACGCCGAACGTCCCTATTTGCAAAGCGGCGTGGCGCGACTCGGCTTCGTGGCGCCGCTGACTGAGGCCAATTTCCTGCTGCTGCGCGATCCCCGCGCCGCGGCCGGCTCCGGCAGCGCCGACCCGCTGTTTGCCCACCTGCTCGCTCACGGCCTGCTGGCCCGGCACACGCATAACTTTGCCGGCCTCGACGGCGGCTGGCTGCGGGTGGCGCTGGGTGAGCGCGACGCCAATTGCCAACTGCTGGAGGCGCTCGCCGCCTGGAGGCAAGCATGA
- a CDS encoding cobalamin-binding protein, which yields MATDRTRRGSAWRWLLVALGLAVLPGPTAMADGGERCVVDDRDREVCLAAPARRIATLSPGATELTWAAGGGDRVVAVVSYSDYPPAAREVASVGSHTRVDLEALVSLQPDLVIGWITGNPAEQLETIEQLGVPVFYIEPRSINSVATAIERLARLAGSEAEGNAAAAEFRAGMEALADEYAAAEPVATFYQVWDEPLMSVNDEHLIGEVVRLCGGVNVFGELSRLVPRIDDEAVLAADPEAIVAGGMGEENRHWLTHWQQYPGLTAVARDNLFFVPPSLIQRPTPRLLEGSRILCEKLEVARGRR from the coding sequence TTGGCCACTGACCGGACGCGCCGCGGCAGCGCCTGGCGCTGGCTGCTGGTCGCGCTGGGGCTGGCCGTCCTTCCGGGGCCCACGGCGATGGCGGATGGCGGGGAGCGCTGCGTGGTCGACGACCGCGACCGCGAGGTGTGCCTGGCGGCGCCGGCACGCCGTATCGCCACGCTCTCACCCGGCGCTACAGAGCTGACCTGGGCCGCCGGCGGCGGTGACCGGGTAGTGGCAGTGGTCTCCTACAGCGACTACCCGCCGGCGGCGCGGGAGGTCGCCTCGGTGGGCAGCCATACCCGGGTCGATCTCGAGGCCCTGGTGTCGCTGCAGCCAGACCTGGTGATCGGCTGGATCACCGGCAACCCCGCCGAACAGCTCGAGACCATCGAGCAGCTCGGCGTGCCGGTGTTCTATATCGAGCCGCGCAGCATCAATAGCGTGGCGACGGCCATCGAGCGCCTGGCGCGGCTGGCGGGCAGCGAAGCGGAGGGTAATGCCGCCGCCGCGGAGTTTCGCGCCGGGATGGAGGCGCTGGCCGACGAGTACGCCGCTGCCGAGCCGGTGGCGACCTTCTATCAGGTCTGGGACGAGCCGCTGATGAGCGTCAACGATGAGCACCTGATCGGCGAGGTGGTACGGCTATGCGGCGGGGTCAATGTTTTCGGCGAGCTCTCGCGGCTGGTGCCGCGCATCGACGACGAAGCGGTGCTGGCCGCCGACCCGGAGGCGATCGTTGCCGGCGGCATGGGGGAGGAGAACCGCCACTGGCTGACCCACTGGCAGCAGTATCCCGGCCTGACGGCGGTGGCGCGTGACAACCTGTTCTTCGTGCCGCCGTCGCTGATTCAGCGCCCCACGCCGCGCCTGCTGGAGGGCAGCCGTATCCTCTGCGAAAAGCTCGAGGTGGCGCGTGGCCGCCGCTGA